One Ctenopharyngodon idella isolate HZGC_01 chromosome 9, HZGC01, whole genome shotgun sequence DNA window includes the following coding sequences:
- the akap11 gene encoding A-kinase anchor protein 11 isoform X1, giving the protein MDACARIRGVPLKSRATMKKETIREGSNPCLKSLLKHKKELCNVVVELHNKEPQCLSEVHYVCLPSHAEGEDFTLQALTSLSTEMMELLRSLRVHTLKDEEILLLKDPKRPFERKDSVSQACSRALCILRHSPTPQISVCTMLGLLARYTAGIRYALELQVLQRGTSEACQAEDDDTNQSVSSIEEDFVTAFEHLEEEDTGAHSQRNQRDVASQTVPYTHLKDLTGSRIIISSIPRKSVRKGKAAAKVSETVLKSTAWPEISEIPYGLSSLPKGRATSLTESDESDCSSPSPIIFLDEVGYQKSLKAKLDIPKIPILKDGVEDSDSEVSEFFDSFDQFDELDQSSDSNIKVLKEQPLPGQTEKYVDSSGCKFVSRGCSTTAMNPHKFDHRTLPANVKKPTPLKPGSPYSIHSDAPDSPRPARTPCEEGGPLFSPVRSSAFSPLGEGGSLEYFWKADGDGSELRKPQDLCSLYKTYSDFANSLSKEILGSVCGYSSPVDFNINKNLSCVCHKEFKNTNGHLMKLSDIQETVTITKSQSQTLKDGIQKFATDLVEMSLGSALRDLQKGVSSCTTTLCHLAARLTSSVFQMAFHEIGMRHAYVLKERAINGLAGFLVGEAISGALKEFLFVKKQIFNNTVTRFAADLAEELVFEGIMEVCQFSHPSTPLTPGDWSFEQDEEVVSSYASDLSESVLQEAFIELSQADVTFTTQAAISVSVDNICYVSAEDSSLITKTCSAQTSYLGSQAVTEAANQEPDPGCTVKKALYCVSGIASCVPVPVAGKVISHVQNSDEPSQYKPSIGHVCQTSPKRTICCQGEVASSTSDTSAATQTESSPGPARIQDASGEEIVDGMSTESDSGKPSIGKTFQNFSGNMVDTIVGEAFDLMHSSTKVKKKVEDCADFLSKTIAARISTPSHGIVKSHVSTQRGSSQIPFHLVPKGSSDPSSRSVCPVSKLTPEVRSVVRRDTLEVPSFEVASCGGRKVGAEDFSSSNSGTKSVEIPSTPPSSPQQPSEQYSEKQIRQFSKKLKGTLAKEFSPATPPPTPYYPPATDTKEAGSVSDKADFMLKLIRSLSEEAGSNEDEEENQKDGPHTRNCQSELSPNVRSRMFERSALHYAERLACHIVSMATEMDTLSLGDVKKPMGDESKGSVALHSAQFSEQTLNSLWTYAGEVAGEVINDVKRMMSSTHCRHKTIKRGSVNSTDKCQSGDGLLGSLTCQLSGDVQASGMSSEYPSCESVTDEYAGYLIKVLKKEGGNRELILDQYATRLAYRSIKSGLAHAARKIKQRSPLRLHSSRRLHNDRSPDVSQIPISKSTHTALTDGKDGSSCESLPCACQDSQDMSSNEYVELVNFAESLAYNITCDVTRKLRMSSVRLPKSLTDSCLYRKSSVEDMRENLIKNTFSCSLLTYTETNRLYHSTSSLNDSKSNSSVMQVIEHYARKIVDDTLEMTLGPACVQAAGDRRALEPNSFTEKLAEAYETCRYCQGRECLFCSRDGRRGFQGLKRRQQESDAVTGLEIPRIHIDLEKRATFAEEMVSSVIEKAKKELSCTSLNADSGIGHDGASFAESLTTEIMTSALSNVCQTVNFGTPRRDGVNVTESTVSQQLSLSVGDDSLGSWSNLSFEEDHPDESSSFHHLSDSSNGNSSSWSSLGLEGEVYEEHLSFSPSDSDCAEEKEAEAKEDSGGAVRVEREHGQAERALLVVSTDVQGGAMDPQLTAVLQWIAASIADLSLMQLSHFSGQELQQLPAVAQRLREREFRVADLLQALLRYFEECRTEVEPEAGNTRRSHKSLFQWLLEQA; this is encoded by the exons ATGGATGCCTGTGCACGGATCAGAGGGGTCCCTTTAAAGAGCCGTGCCACTATGAAGAAAGAG aCCATCCGTGAGGGCTCAAACCCGTGCCTGAAGAGTCTGTTGAAACACAAGAAGGAGCTGTGCAATGTGGTAGTGGAGCTGCATAATAAAGAACCACAGTGTTTATCAGAA GTACATTATGTATGCTTACCTAGTCATGCTGAGGGGGAGGATTTCACTCTACAG GCTCTGACGTCCCTCTCCACTGAGATGATGGAGTTGCTTAGATCACTACGTGTTCATACTCTTAAAGATGAAGAGATTCTGCTCCTCAAAGACCCCAAAAGACCATTTGAGAGGAAAGACAGTGTTTCTCAG GCCTGTTCAAGAGCCTTGTGTATATTGAGACATAGCCCCACTCCTCAGATTAGTGTTTGCACCATGCTGGGGTTGTTGGCTCGATACACAGCTGGGATAAGGTATGCCCTGGAGTTACAGGTTCTGCAGAGAGGCACTTCAGAAGCATGTCAAGCTGAGGATGATGACACAAATCAGTCTGTCTCTTCTATTGAAGAGGACTTTGTTACTGCTTTTGAACATCTTGAAGAGGAGGACACAG GTGCCCATAGTCAGAGGAACCAAAGGGACGTGGCATCCCAGACAGTCCCTTACACTCATTTAAAAGACTTAACTGGATCTCGTATTATTATAAGTTCTATACCTAGGAAGTCAGTGCGCAAAGGAAAGGCTGCTGCAAAAGTGTCAGAAACTGTCCTAAAGTCAACAGCGTGGCCCGAAATTTCAGAAATCCCATATGGACTTAGCAGTCTGCCAAAGGGACGTGCTACTTCACTCACGGAGTCAGATGAATCAGACTGCTCAAGTCCCAGTCCTATTATATTCCTGGATGAAGTTGGATATCAGAAGAGTCTTAAAGCAAAACTTGACATTCCCAAGATCCCCATTCTAAAGGATGGAGTAGAAGACTCTGACTCAGAAGTCAGTGAATTTTTCGACAGCTTTGATCAGTTTGATGAACTAGACCAGTCCTCTGATTCCAACATCAAGGTCCTTAAAGAACAGCCCCTCCCTGGTCAAACAGAGAAGTATGTTGACAGCTCTGGATGTAAATTTGTATCAAGGGGGTGCTCGACCACAGCAATGAATCCTCACAAGTTTGATCATAGGACTCTTCCAGCCAATGTCAAGAAACCAACTCCACTTAAACCAGGATCACCGTACAGTATTCACTCTGATGCACCAGATTCCCCACGGCCAGCGAGGACTCCCTGCGAGGAAGGTGGGCCGCTCTTCAGTCCAGTTCGTTCATCTGCATTTAGCCCACTGGGAGAAGGAGGGTCCTTAGAGTATTTTTGGAAGGCAGATGGTGATGGCTCAGAATTACGTAAACCACAGGACCTTTGCTCACTGTACAAAACATACTCTGATTTTGCCAACAGCCTGTCAAAAGAAATTCTTGGATCGGTCTGTGGGTACTCCTCCCCTGttgattttaacattaataagaaCTTGAGCTGTGTGTGTCATAAGGAGTTCAAAAACACTAATGGGCATCTAATGAAGCTCTCAGACATCCAGGAGACAGTCACCATCACTAAATCCCAATCACAGACTCTTAAGGATGGGATTCAGAAGTTTGCTACAGACTTAGTCGAAATGAGCCTTGGAAGTGCCTTAAGGGACTTGCAGAAAGGTGTGTCCTCCTGTACCACTACACTTTGCCATTTGGCTGCAAGGCTGACATCTTCAGTATTTCAAATGGCCTTTCATGAGATAGGTATGCGCCATGCATACGTGTTAAAAGAGCGTGCCATAAATGGTCTGGCCGGGTTCTTAGTAGGAGAAGCCATTTCTGGAGCCCTCAAAGAGTTTCTGTTTGTGAAAAAGCAGATTTTCAACAACACTGTCACACGATTTGCTGCAGATCTTGCTGAGGAATTAGTGTTTGAAGGAATTATGGAGGTTTGCCAGTTTTCACATCCCTCAACGCCACTCACACCAGGTGACTGGTCGTTTGAGCAAGACGAGGAAGTGGTTTCATCCTATGCCTCTGATCTGTCGGAGTCCGTTCTCCAAGAGGCTTTTATAGAGCTCTCACAAGCTGATGTGACATTCACTACCCAGGCAGCTATCAGTGTGTCAGTAGACAATATTTGCTATGTGAGTGCTGAAGATAGTTCTCTCATCACAAAAACCTGCAGTGCCCAAACAAGCTATCTTGGATCTCAGGCCGTCACAGAGGCTGCAAATCAAGAGCCTGATCCTGGTTGCACAGTGAAGAAAGCCTTGTATTGCGTGTCAGGTATCGCCAGTTGTGTTCCAGTTCCTGTGGCTGGCAAGGTCATATCCCATGTACAGAACTCAGATGAACCTTCTCAGTATAAACCCAGTATTGGTCACGTGTGTCAGACCAGCCCTAAAAGAACCATTTGTTGCCAAGGGGAAGTTGCATCATCAACCTCAGATACGTCTGCAGCAACTCAGACTGAATCATCACCTGGTCCCGCAAGAATCCAGGATGCCAGTGGTGAGGAAATTGTCGACGGCATGTCCACTGAAAGTGATTCTGGTAAGCCCTCGATTGGAAAGActtttcaaaacttttctgGAAATATGGTGGACACTATAGTAGGTGAGGCATTCGATCTAATGCATTCTTCTacaaaagtaaagaaaaaagtagAGGACTGTGCAGACTTTTTGAGCAAAACAATAGCAGCTCGCATATCCACTCCAAGCCATGGAATTGTTAAATCACATGTGTCGACTCAGAGAGGTTCCTCTCAGATTCCCTTTCACTTGGTGCCAAAGGGTTCTAGTGACCCATCCTCCAGAAGTGTATGTCCAGTATCCAAGCTCACCCCAGAGGTCCGTTCTGTCGTGAGAAGGGACACGCTGGAAGTACCCAGTTTTGAAGTTGCCTCCTGTGGCGGTAGAAAAGTAGGTGCAGAAGATTTTTCAAGCAGCAACTCTGGAACGAAATCAGTTGAAATTCCTAGCACTCCACCCTCAAGTCCTCAGCAGCCATCGGAACAGTACAGTGAGAAACAGATCAGACAGTTCTCAAAGAAGCTCAAAGGTACGCTTGCAAAAGAATTTTCTCCTGCGACTCCTCCACCCACCCCTTATTACCCGCCTGCCACCGACACCAAAGAAGCTGGTTCAGTTTCAGACAAGGCTGATTTCATGCTGAAACTCATTAGGTCTCTCTCTGAAGAAGCTGGCAGCAATGAAGACGAGGAGGAGAACCAGAAAGATGGTCCACACACTAGAAACTGCCAGTCAGAGCTGAGTCCCAATGTCAGGAGCAGAATGTTCGAGAGGAGTGCGCTCCATTATGCAGAGCGTTTAGCGTGCCACattgtttccatggcaactGAGATGGACACACTAAGTCTTGGAGATGTGAAGAAGCCTATGGGTGACGAGAGCAAAGGCAGTGTTGCCTTGCATAGTGCACAGTTTTCTGAACAGACTTTGAATTCTTTGTGGACATATGCTGGAGAAGTGGCTGGAGAAGTCATCAACGATGTCAAGAGGATGATGAGTTCAACCCACTGTCGTCACAAAACGATAAAAAGAGGATCTGTAAACTCTACTGACAAGTGTCAGAGTGGAGATGGCCTTTTGGGAAGTTTGACTTGTCAATTGTCTGGTGACGTCCAAGCAAGTGGAATGTCATCAGAGTATCCAAGTTGTGAAAGTGTCACTGATGAATATGCAGGATACCTCATTAAGGTTCTCAAGAAAGAGGGAGGTAACCGAGAGCTTATATTGGATCAGTATGCCACTCGTTTGGCATATCGATCTATTAAATCTGGCCTGGCTCATGCGGCAAGAAAAATAAAGCAGAGATCTCCTTTGAGGCTACACTCCTCTAGGCGTTTACACAATGATCGTAGTCCTGATGTCTCTCAAATTCCCATATCCAAGTCAACCCACACTGCACTTACTGATGGAAAAGATGGATCCTCTTGTGAATCTCTGCCATGTGCTTGTCAAGACAGTCAAGACATGAGCAGTAACGAATATGTAGAACTTGTGAACTTTGCTGAGTCGCTCGCCTACAACATCACATGTGACGTTACGAGAAAGTTGAGAATGTCATCAGTTCGACTGCCTAAATCGCTCACTGATTCTTGCCTCTACAGGAAATCCAGTGTCGAGGACATGCGCGAAAATctcatcaaaaatacattttcatgctCTCTTTTAACTTATACAGAAACTAACAGGCTGTATCATAGTACGAGCAGCTTGAATGATAGCAAAAGCAACAGCAGTGTAATGCAAGTGATTGAACATTATGCCAGGAAAATTGTCGATGACACTTTGGAAATGACGCTGGGGCCAGCATGTGTTCAGGCAGCTGGGGACAGGAGGGCACTCGAACCTAATTCCTTCACAGAAAAGCTGGCTGAGGCATATGAAACCTGCCGATACTGCCAAGGTCGAGAATGCCTGTTTTGCAGTAGAGATGGTCGTCGTGGTTTCCAGGGACTGAAAAGAAGGCAACAAGAATCCGATGCAGTGACTGGACTGGAAATTCCTAGAATTCACATTGATTTGGAGAAGAGAGCTACTTTTGCTGAAGAAATGGTGTCCAGTGTCATTGAAAAAGCCAAAAAAGAGCTGAGCTGCACCAGCTTGAATGCAGACAGTGGGATTGGTCATGATGGCGCAAGCTTTGCAGAAAGTCTTACCACAGAGATTATGACATCTGCATTGTCCAACGTCTGCCAAACCGTCAATTTCGG TACTCCTAGAAGGGATGGCGTCAATGTGACGGAGTCAACAGTGAGTCAACAGCTTAGTTTGAGTGTTGGTGATGACAGTCTTGGAAGCTGGTCCAATCTGAGTTTTGAAGAAGACCACCCAgatgagagcagcagctttcacCATCTAAGTGACAG CAGTAATGGAAACAGCAGTAGCTGGAGCAGTCTGGGTTTAGAAGGCGAGGTTTATGAAGAACATTTGTCCTTCTCTCCATCAGACAG TGACTGTGCTGAAGAGAAGGAAGCTGAGGCCAAAGAGGATTCAGGCG GAGCGGTGCGAGTGGAGAGGGAACATGGGCAGGCAGAAAGAGCTCTTTTGGTGGTCAGTACCGATGTCCAGGGTGGGGCTATGGACCCCCAGCTGACGGCTGTGCTCCAGTGGATCGCCGCCTCTATTGCTGATCTGTCTTTAATGCAGCTTAGCCATTTCTCAGGCCAGGAGCTCCAGCAG CTGCCGGCCGTGGCCCAGAGGCTGAGGGAGAGAGAGTTCAGGGTCGCCGACCTCCTGCAGGCTCTGCTGAGATACTTTGAAGAGTGTCGCACCGAGGTAGAGCCCGAGGCTGGCAACACAAGGCGCAGCCACAAGAGCCTCTTCCAGTGGCTCCTAGAACAAGCGTAA
- the akap11 gene encoding A-kinase anchor protein 11 isoform X2, giving the protein MDACARIRGVPLKSRATMKKETIREGSNPCLKSLLKHKKELCNVVVELHNKEPQCLSEVHYVCLPSHAEGEDFTLQALTSLSTEMMELLRSLRVHTLKDEEILLLKDPKRPFERKDSVSQACSRALCILRHSPTPQISVCTMLGLLARYTAGIRYALELQVLQRGTSEACQAEDDDTNQSVSSIEEDFVTAFEHLEEEDTGAHSQRNQRDVASQTVPYTHLKDLTGSRIIISSIPRKSVRKGKAAAKVSETVLKSTAWPEISEIPYGLSSLPKGRATSLTESDESDCSSPSPIIFLDEVGYQKSLKAKLDIPKIPILKDGVEDSDSEVSEFFDSFDQFDELDQSSDSNIKVLKEQPLPGQTEKYVDSSGCKFVSRGCSTTAMNPHKFDHRTLPANVKKPTPLKPGSPYSIHSDAPDSPRPARTPCEEGGPLFSPVRSSAFSPLGEGGSLEYFWKADGDGSELRKPQDLCSLYKTYSDFANSLSKEILGSVCGYSSPVDFNINKNLSCVCHKEFKNTNGHLMKLSDIQETVTITKSQSQTLKDGIQKFATDLVEMSLGSALRDLQKGVSSCTTTLCHLAARLTSSVFQMAFHEIGMRHAYVLKERAINGLAGFLVGEAISGALKEFLFVKKQIFNNTVTRFAADLAEELVFEGIMEVCQFSHPSTPLTPGDWSFEQDEEVVSSYASDLSESVLQEAFIELSQADVTFTTQAAISVSVDNICYVSAEDSSLITKTCSAQTSYLGSQAVTEAANQEPDPGCTVKKALYCVSGIASCVPVPVAGKVISHVQNSDEPSQYKPSIGHVCQTSPKRTICCQGEVASSTSDTSAATQTESSPGPARIQDASGEEIVDGMSTESDSGKPSIGKTFQNFSGNMVDTIVGEAFDLMHSSTKVKKKVEDCADFLSKTIAARISTPSHGIVKSHVSTQRGSSQIPFHLVPKGSSDPSSRSVCPVSKLTPEVRSVVRRDTLEVPSFEVASCGGRKVGAEDFSSSNSGTKSVEIPSTPPSSPQQPSEQYSEKQIRQFSKKLKGTLAKEFSPATPPPTPYYPPATDTKEAGSVSDKADFMLKLIRSLSEEAGSNEDEEENQKDGPHTRNCQSELSPNVRSRMFERSALHYAERLACHIVSMATEMDTLSLGDVKKPMGDESKGSVALHSAQFSEQTLNSLWTYAGEVAGEVINDVKRMMSSTHCRHKTIKRGSVNSTDKCQSGDGLLGSLTCQLSGDVQASGMSSEYPSCESVTDEYAGYLIKVLKKEGGNRELILDQYATRLAYRSIKSGLAHAARKIKQRSPLRLHSSRRLHNDRSPDVSQIPISKSTHTALTDGKDGSSCESLPCACQDSQDMSSNEYVELVNFAESLAYNITCDVTRKLRMSSVRLPKSLTDSCLYRKSSVEDMRENLIKNTFSCSLLTYTETNRLYHSTSSLNDSKSNSSVMQVIEHYARKIVDDTLEMTLGPACVQAAGDRRALEPNSFTEKLAEAYETCRYCQGRECLFCSRDGRRGFQGLKRRQQESDAVTGLEIPRIHIDLEKRATFAEEMVSSVIEKAKKELSCTSLNADSGIGHDGASFAESLTTEIMTSALSNVCQTVNFGTPRRDGVNVTESTVSQQLSLSVGDDSLGSWSNLSFEEDHPDESSSFHHLSDSNGNSSSWSSLGLEGEVYEEHLSFSPSDSDCAEEKEAEAKEDSGGAVRVEREHGQAERALLVVSTDVQGGAMDPQLTAVLQWIAASIADLSLMQLSHFSGQELQQLPAVAQRLREREFRVADLLQALLRYFEECRTEVEPEAGNTRRSHKSLFQWLLEQA; this is encoded by the exons ATGGATGCCTGTGCACGGATCAGAGGGGTCCCTTTAAAGAGCCGTGCCACTATGAAGAAAGAG aCCATCCGTGAGGGCTCAAACCCGTGCCTGAAGAGTCTGTTGAAACACAAGAAGGAGCTGTGCAATGTGGTAGTGGAGCTGCATAATAAAGAACCACAGTGTTTATCAGAA GTACATTATGTATGCTTACCTAGTCATGCTGAGGGGGAGGATTTCACTCTACAG GCTCTGACGTCCCTCTCCACTGAGATGATGGAGTTGCTTAGATCACTACGTGTTCATACTCTTAAAGATGAAGAGATTCTGCTCCTCAAAGACCCCAAAAGACCATTTGAGAGGAAAGACAGTGTTTCTCAG GCCTGTTCAAGAGCCTTGTGTATATTGAGACATAGCCCCACTCCTCAGATTAGTGTTTGCACCATGCTGGGGTTGTTGGCTCGATACACAGCTGGGATAAGGTATGCCCTGGAGTTACAGGTTCTGCAGAGAGGCACTTCAGAAGCATGTCAAGCTGAGGATGATGACACAAATCAGTCTGTCTCTTCTATTGAAGAGGACTTTGTTACTGCTTTTGAACATCTTGAAGAGGAGGACACAG GTGCCCATAGTCAGAGGAACCAAAGGGACGTGGCATCCCAGACAGTCCCTTACACTCATTTAAAAGACTTAACTGGATCTCGTATTATTATAAGTTCTATACCTAGGAAGTCAGTGCGCAAAGGAAAGGCTGCTGCAAAAGTGTCAGAAACTGTCCTAAAGTCAACAGCGTGGCCCGAAATTTCAGAAATCCCATATGGACTTAGCAGTCTGCCAAAGGGACGTGCTACTTCACTCACGGAGTCAGATGAATCAGACTGCTCAAGTCCCAGTCCTATTATATTCCTGGATGAAGTTGGATATCAGAAGAGTCTTAAAGCAAAACTTGACATTCCCAAGATCCCCATTCTAAAGGATGGAGTAGAAGACTCTGACTCAGAAGTCAGTGAATTTTTCGACAGCTTTGATCAGTTTGATGAACTAGACCAGTCCTCTGATTCCAACATCAAGGTCCTTAAAGAACAGCCCCTCCCTGGTCAAACAGAGAAGTATGTTGACAGCTCTGGATGTAAATTTGTATCAAGGGGGTGCTCGACCACAGCAATGAATCCTCACAAGTTTGATCATAGGACTCTTCCAGCCAATGTCAAGAAACCAACTCCACTTAAACCAGGATCACCGTACAGTATTCACTCTGATGCACCAGATTCCCCACGGCCAGCGAGGACTCCCTGCGAGGAAGGTGGGCCGCTCTTCAGTCCAGTTCGTTCATCTGCATTTAGCCCACTGGGAGAAGGAGGGTCCTTAGAGTATTTTTGGAAGGCAGATGGTGATGGCTCAGAATTACGTAAACCACAGGACCTTTGCTCACTGTACAAAACATACTCTGATTTTGCCAACAGCCTGTCAAAAGAAATTCTTGGATCGGTCTGTGGGTACTCCTCCCCTGttgattttaacattaataagaaCTTGAGCTGTGTGTGTCATAAGGAGTTCAAAAACACTAATGGGCATCTAATGAAGCTCTCAGACATCCAGGAGACAGTCACCATCACTAAATCCCAATCACAGACTCTTAAGGATGGGATTCAGAAGTTTGCTACAGACTTAGTCGAAATGAGCCTTGGAAGTGCCTTAAGGGACTTGCAGAAAGGTGTGTCCTCCTGTACCACTACACTTTGCCATTTGGCTGCAAGGCTGACATCTTCAGTATTTCAAATGGCCTTTCATGAGATAGGTATGCGCCATGCATACGTGTTAAAAGAGCGTGCCATAAATGGTCTGGCCGGGTTCTTAGTAGGAGAAGCCATTTCTGGAGCCCTCAAAGAGTTTCTGTTTGTGAAAAAGCAGATTTTCAACAACACTGTCACACGATTTGCTGCAGATCTTGCTGAGGAATTAGTGTTTGAAGGAATTATGGAGGTTTGCCAGTTTTCACATCCCTCAACGCCACTCACACCAGGTGACTGGTCGTTTGAGCAAGACGAGGAAGTGGTTTCATCCTATGCCTCTGATCTGTCGGAGTCCGTTCTCCAAGAGGCTTTTATAGAGCTCTCACAAGCTGATGTGACATTCACTACCCAGGCAGCTATCAGTGTGTCAGTAGACAATATTTGCTATGTGAGTGCTGAAGATAGTTCTCTCATCACAAAAACCTGCAGTGCCCAAACAAGCTATCTTGGATCTCAGGCCGTCACAGAGGCTGCAAATCAAGAGCCTGATCCTGGTTGCACAGTGAAGAAAGCCTTGTATTGCGTGTCAGGTATCGCCAGTTGTGTTCCAGTTCCTGTGGCTGGCAAGGTCATATCCCATGTACAGAACTCAGATGAACCTTCTCAGTATAAACCCAGTATTGGTCACGTGTGTCAGACCAGCCCTAAAAGAACCATTTGTTGCCAAGGGGAAGTTGCATCATCAACCTCAGATACGTCTGCAGCAACTCAGACTGAATCATCACCTGGTCCCGCAAGAATCCAGGATGCCAGTGGTGAGGAAATTGTCGACGGCATGTCCACTGAAAGTGATTCTGGTAAGCCCTCGATTGGAAAGActtttcaaaacttttctgGAAATATGGTGGACACTATAGTAGGTGAGGCATTCGATCTAATGCATTCTTCTacaaaagtaaagaaaaaagtagAGGACTGTGCAGACTTTTTGAGCAAAACAATAGCAGCTCGCATATCCACTCCAAGCCATGGAATTGTTAAATCACATGTGTCGACTCAGAGAGGTTCCTCTCAGATTCCCTTTCACTTGGTGCCAAAGGGTTCTAGTGACCCATCCTCCAGAAGTGTATGTCCAGTATCCAAGCTCACCCCAGAGGTCCGTTCTGTCGTGAGAAGGGACACGCTGGAAGTACCCAGTTTTGAAGTTGCCTCCTGTGGCGGTAGAAAAGTAGGTGCAGAAGATTTTTCAAGCAGCAACTCTGGAACGAAATCAGTTGAAATTCCTAGCACTCCACCCTCAAGTCCTCAGCAGCCATCGGAACAGTACAGTGAGAAACAGATCAGACAGTTCTCAAAGAAGCTCAAAGGTACGCTTGCAAAAGAATTTTCTCCTGCGACTCCTCCACCCACCCCTTATTACCCGCCTGCCACCGACACCAAAGAAGCTGGTTCAGTTTCAGACAAGGCTGATTTCATGCTGAAACTCATTAGGTCTCTCTCTGAAGAAGCTGGCAGCAATGAAGACGAGGAGGAGAACCAGAAAGATGGTCCACACACTAGAAACTGCCAGTCAGAGCTGAGTCCCAATGTCAGGAGCAGAATGTTCGAGAGGAGTGCGCTCCATTATGCAGAGCGTTTAGCGTGCCACattgtttccatggcaactGAGATGGACACACTAAGTCTTGGAGATGTGAAGAAGCCTATGGGTGACGAGAGCAAAGGCAGTGTTGCCTTGCATAGTGCACAGTTTTCTGAACAGACTTTGAATTCTTTGTGGACATATGCTGGAGAAGTGGCTGGAGAAGTCATCAACGATGTCAAGAGGATGATGAGTTCAACCCACTGTCGTCACAAAACGATAAAAAGAGGATCTGTAAACTCTACTGACAAGTGTCAGAGTGGAGATGGCCTTTTGGGAAGTTTGACTTGTCAATTGTCTGGTGACGTCCAAGCAAGTGGAATGTCATCAGAGTATCCAAGTTGTGAAAGTGTCACTGATGAATATGCAGGATACCTCATTAAGGTTCTCAAGAAAGAGGGAGGTAACCGAGAGCTTATATTGGATCAGTATGCCACTCGTTTGGCATATCGATCTATTAAATCTGGCCTGGCTCATGCGGCAAGAAAAATAAAGCAGAGATCTCCTTTGAGGCTACACTCCTCTAGGCGTTTACACAATGATCGTAGTCCTGATGTCTCTCAAATTCCCATATCCAAGTCAACCCACACTGCACTTACTGATGGAAAAGATGGATCCTCTTGTGAATCTCTGCCATGTGCTTGTCAAGACAGTCAAGACATGAGCAGTAACGAATATGTAGAACTTGTGAACTTTGCTGAGTCGCTCGCCTACAACATCACATGTGACGTTACGAGAAAGTTGAGAATGTCATCAGTTCGACTGCCTAAATCGCTCACTGATTCTTGCCTCTACAGGAAATCCAGTGTCGAGGACATGCGCGAAAATctcatcaaaaatacattttcatgctCTCTTTTAACTTATACAGAAACTAACAGGCTGTATCATAGTACGAGCAGCTTGAATGATAGCAAAAGCAACAGCAGTGTAATGCAAGTGATTGAACATTATGCCAGGAAAATTGTCGATGACACTTTGGAAATGACGCTGGGGCCAGCATGTGTTCAGGCAGCTGGGGACAGGAGGGCACTCGAACCTAATTCCTTCACAGAAAAGCTGGCTGAGGCATATGAAACCTGCCGATACTGCCAAGGTCGAGAATGCCTGTTTTGCAGTAGAGATGGTCGTCGTGGTTTCCAGGGACTGAAAAGAAGGCAACAAGAATCCGATGCAGTGACTGGACTGGAAATTCCTAGAATTCACATTGATTTGGAGAAGAGAGCTACTTTTGCTGAAGAAATGGTGTCCAGTGTCATTGAAAAAGCCAAAAAAGAGCTGAGCTGCACCAGCTTGAATGCAGACAGTGGGATTGGTCATGATGGCGCAAGCTTTGCAGAAAGTCTTACCACAGAGATTATGACATCTGCATTGTCCAACGTCTGCCAAACCGTCAATTTCGG TACTCCTAGAAGGGATGGCGTCAATGTGACGGAGTCAACAGTGAGTCAACAGCTTAGTTTGAGTGTTGGTGATGACAGTCTTGGAAGCTGGTCCAATCTGAGTTTTGAAGAAGACCACCCAgatgagagcagcagctttcacCATCTAAGTGACAG TAATGGAAACAGCAGTAGCTGGAGCAGTCTGGGTTTAGAAGGCGAGGTTTATGAAGAACATTTGTCCTTCTCTCCATCAGACAG TGACTGTGCTGAAGAGAAGGAAGCTGAGGCCAAAGAGGATTCAGGCG GAGCGGTGCGAGTGGAGAGGGAACATGGGCAGGCAGAAAGAGCTCTTTTGGTGGTCAGTACCGATGTCCAGGGTGGGGCTATGGACCCCCAGCTGACGGCTGTGCTCCAGTGGATCGCCGCCTCTATTGCTGATCTGTCTTTAATGCAGCTTAGCCATTTCTCAGGCCAGGAGCTCCAGCAG CTGCCGGCCGTGGCCCAGAGGCTGAGGGAGAGAGAGTTCAGGGTCGCCGACCTCCTGCAGGCTCTGCTGAGATACTTTGAAGAGTGTCGCACCGAGGTAGAGCCCGAGGCTGGCAACACAAGGCGCAGCCACAAGAGCCTCTTCCAGTGGCTCCTAGAACAAGCGTAA